One Aegilops tauschii subsp. strangulata cultivar AL8/78 chromosome 7, Aet v6.0, whole genome shotgun sequence genomic window carries:
- the LOC109784390 gene encoding L-gulonolactone oxidase 2-like, with protein sequence MSQGQRGAVGIPLAVLLLAILLHIAGCSPPPEPVVCTHGTSNCTVTNSFGSFPDRSICRAGNVAYPRTEQELVAAVAASAAAKRKMKVATKYSHSLPKLACPGGLDGTIISTALLNRTVRVDVERRLMTVESGMVLRDLIEAAGAAGLSLPHSPYWYGLTIGGLLSTGAHGSSLWGKGGAVHEYVVGLRIVTSGPASQGFAVVRELGARHPDLDAAKVSLGVLGVVSQVTLALQPLFKRSVAFVKRDDSDLADQVAAWGRLHEFADMTWQPEQRKVIYRQDDRVDVSSPGNGLSDTLLARSAPTRMLADARAAEELLQENGTAAADLCAAARPLADTVERQAYGYTNDGVSFTGYPVVGYQHRIQASGTCMDSPEDGLLSGCPWDRRIHGSFYYNSGFSVALSKAPAFVSDMQRLRDLNPDIFCAGVDTRVGVLLRYVKASSAYLGKPEDCVDFDIIYYWSRTYGMPRAHADVVDEIEQMALRKYGGLPHWGKNRNFAFSGVITKYPGAGKFLGVKDRYDPNGLFSSEWSDQVLGIKGSPDIVKESCAVEGLCICSEDSHCAPEHGYFCRPGKVYDEARVCSLLQD encoded by the coding sequence ATGTCGCAAGGACAGAGAGGAGCGGTGGGGATCCCGCTCGCGGTTCTCCTCCTAGCCATCCTCCTCCACATCGCCGGCTGCAGCCCACCTCCGGAGCCGGTGGTCTGCACGCACGGCACATCCAACTGCACGGTCACCAACTCGTTCGGCTCCTTCCCGGACCGCAGCATCTGCCGCGCGGGCAACGTCGCCTATCCGCGCACGGAACAAGAGCTCGTGGCGGCCgtcgcggcgtcggcggcggcgaaaCGCAAGATGAAGGTGGCCACCAAGTACTCACACAGCCTCCCCAAGCTGGCGTGCCCCGGCGGCCTGGACGGCACCATCATAAGCACTGCGCTGCTCAACCGGACGGTGCGCGTCGACGTGGAGAGGAGGCTTATGACGGTGGAGAGCGGCATGGTCCTCCGGGACCTGATCGAGGCCGCCGGCGCCGCAGGGCTGTCCCTGCCGCACTCGCCGTACTGGTACGGCCTGACCATCGGGGGCCTCCTGTCGACGGGCGCGCACGGCAGCTCGCTGTGGGGCaagggcggcgccgtccacgagTACGTGGTCGGGCTGAGGATCGTGACGTCGGGGCCGGCGAGCCAGGGGTTTGCCGTCGTGAGGGAGCTGGGCGCCCGTCACCCGGACCTGGACGCGGCAAAGGTCTCCCTCGGGGTTCTCGGCGTGGTCTCTCAGGTCACGCTGGCGCTGCAGCCGCTGTTCAAGCGGTCGGTGGCGTTCGTGAAGCGCGACGACTCAGACCTGGCGGACCAAGTGGCAGCATGGGGCCGCCTCCACGAGTTCGCCGACATGACGTGGCAGCCGGAGCAGCGCAAGGTCATCTACCGCCAGGACGACCGCGTCGACGTCTCGTCGCCGGGCAACGGCCTCAGCGACACGCTCCTTGCCCGGTCCGCCCCCACGCGCATGCTCGCCGACGCAAGAGCCGCCGAGGAGCTGCTGCAGGAGAacggcaccgccgccgccgacctgtGCGCAGCGGCGCGGCCGCTGGCGGACACGGTGGAGCGGCAGGCCTACGGCTACACAAACGACGGCGTCTCGTTCACGGGGTACCCGGTGGTGGGGTACCAGCACCGCATCCAGGCGTCCGGCACGTGCATGGATAGCCCGGAGGACGGTCTCCTCAGCGGCTGCCCCTGGGACCGGCGCATCCATGGCTCCTTCTACTACAACTCTGGCTTCAGCGTCGCGCTCTCCAAGGCGCCGGCGTTTGTGTCGGACATGCAGCGGCTCCGGGACCTCAACCCGGACATCTTCTGCGCCGGCGTCGACACCAGGGTCGGCGTGCTCCTCCGCTACGTCAAGGCGTCCTCCGCTTACCTCGGCAAGCCGGAGGACTGCGTCGACTTCGACATCATCTACTACTGGAGCCGCACCTACGGCATGCCGCGTGCGCACGCCGACGTGGTGGACGAGATCGAGCAGATGGCGCTACGCAAGTacggtggcctcccgcactggGGAAAGAACCGTAACTTCGCTTTCAGCGGTGTCATCACGAAGTACCCGGGAGCTGGTAAATTCCTCGGGGTGAAGGACAGGTATGACCCCAACGGGCTCTTCTCGAGCGAGTGGAGCGACCAGGTGCTCGGCATCAAGGGAAGCCCCGACATCGTCAAGGAGAGCTGCGCCGTGGAAGGACTCTGCATCTGCTCTGAAGACTCGCACTGCGCGCCGGAGCATGGGTACTTCTGCCGGCCAGGAAAGGTGTACGACGAGGCCAGAGTTTGCTCGTTGCTCCAGGACTAG